GCACAGGTACTAATGGTGAACTGGAATACTCCATTTAGAAAAGCTCTACGGGGTAGGCAAAAGAAGGTTTATAGTTTTGAGTACAAGAAAGTTTATTCTTACATtactttattattgtattatttactatataatattattaacctacttctgcccaccctgtatttcctcatctgtaaaatgggttaaaACTTACATTCAGAGGCTTGTGATAAGGTTGAATAAAGTTTTAGTCCATATCATTTGACAGATTCAATACTTGTTACCATCCCTTACTACTTTTTATAGATACTGGTACTCTAACATCTAATGGACACTGTTCCTGGGAACTAGAGTAAGTTAAAGTCATTATGAGACAAAGAGATGTGAATTTGAACAGCCATGCACTCACCAAAACCATGGTAGGGAAATTCCATGTTCTGATTCCTTTCCTTTAGAACTATCCATGGCTGGATACCAGCTCTGGTCACCATGGACCCCACTGGATGAGAGCTTCCAATGGCTGCGGCATACAACACCTACACCCTCTTCCAAGCACCCCTTTAGGGTTTCCCCCTGCTTCCCAAACACCCCTTCTGACATTGAAGTGCAGCTGTGCTTTCAAGAGGTCACTCTAGTCCTAGACAGCCCATTCCTGGAACCTGGGGTGAGTCCCAAGTTACCCTGCCATACATCAGAGCTCCGAACCATGAACAACAAGAAAGGGCTGGTCAGGAAGCCTCAGCCTGTCCGCCTCAATGGAGTGGATTCAGTCTTTGGCAGGGTCATCACGGCTCAGCCCCCAAAGTGGACTGGGACCTTCAGAGTTTCAGACAAGTCAGCCTTTTGCAAAATCATCAGTCGGGAGCATCAGTGGCCCACTGGACTAAAGGAACCTCAGATTCAGATGACAGTGACCATGTGCAAACAGATGCTGCGCTCTATCCTCTTGCTGTATGCAACGTACAAGAAGTGTACCTTTGCCTTGCAACATTCCAAGTAAAGGGGTCCCCATCTGACTCCCATTCCTCACACTATGCCCTTTGCTATGTGCCTGAAGCTTGCAGAAACCTGTCCACGTAAAGGAAACTGGCATTGctccaagttttttgtttttctgtcaagcAGTGACAATTAAGGAGTCTCTTTCTCCCTTACCTTCCAAAAAAGGGCCAGTAACAGAGCAGGGGAGAATGATTTCCACTGTAATGTTGAACAATCATTTAAAAGAATCAAATTAGCATTGACATGTACATGTGATAAAGAATCATTAAACAAACCATATAAATAAGCCTAGTGTGAACTCACTTAAACATCTAAGACCACAATGAACTGGGGAAACAAAAAGGTGTCAAGGAAGGAGATAATTGATTCTATATACCTGAGGATGAAGGGGTCAAgagcaattttaaaaacaaaaattaaacaaatcaaAACACGCCCACCCACCCTCCTcaatcaaaaacaacaaaaaaacctaaccTGCCACATCCTAATACCACTGAAGAATACAAAAGTGggtaaatattaacaaatattaaacaatatttatAGCACATCAAGAAAGAACTTGGTAGCAGCAGTGAAACTGGGCTTTCTGGCAGAAGATGTGAGACTTCCCATTTTATTTGGAATGTACTTCTAATGTTCTATTTCTAATAAACAAGTAATTTTGTACATGGTTGTAACTAGTTTATAGGTATAACTTAGaataatgtagaaataaaataaacattacataTACAAAACATGAATGAGTTTGATGGTGCCTTTTCCC
This window of the Saccopteryx bilineata isolate mSacBil1 chromosome 10, mSacBil1_pri_phased_curated, whole genome shotgun sequence genome carries:
- the FANCD2OS gene encoding FANCD2 opposite strand protein isoform X1; the encoded protein is MRPGNSSCHSAAYGLWSSAELSMAGYQLWSPWTPLDESFQWLRHTTPTPSSKHPFRVSPCFPNTPSDIEVQLCFQEVTLVLDSPFLEPGVSPKLPCHTSELRTMNNKKGLVRKPQPVRLNGVDSVFGRVITAQPPKWTGTFRVSDKSAFCKIISREHQWPTGLKEPQIQMTVTMCKQMLRSILLLYATYKKCTFALQHSK
- the FANCD2OS gene encoding FANCD2 opposite strand protein isoform X2, which translates into the protein MKGKPFWSEQGLSMAGYQLWSPWTPLDESFQWLRHTTPTPSSKHPFRVSPCFPNTPSDIEVQLCFQEVTLVLDSPFLEPGVSPKLPCHTSELRTMNNKKGLVRKPQPVRLNGVDSVFGRVITAQPPKWTGTFRVSDKSAFCKIISREHQWPTGLKEPQIQMTVTMCKQMLRSILLLYATYKKCTFALQHSK